In the genome of Dermacentor andersoni chromosome 3, qqDerAnde1_hic_scaffold, whole genome shotgun sequence, one region contains:
- the LOC140216616 gene encoding uncharacterized protein, translated as MSYTEVVTTSHPPPASQTLIKKPLLQAQPGGFCPAWTPSQIDALCHDSLQEHELRSAMAKYKRHTTPGADGITFQMLRNLDKGVRCQLLGALNDLWQTGSLPETWLTVVVVPIRKPGQPTTAITSYRPLSLTSAACKLMETIALGRLNWIAGAVGCPPEQQTGFRRHRCTAGSIADVISTLEEVRVGRTLSTPRRVVTGVPLRSILSPFLLNAALAGLSAAIPGDPMFPTQCSLYADDVALWTHGPRQNLEAIRSSLQRSLDAVGAYIRSIGLLASPIKTKALLIHLLAAARVTIERLVLGGTPIEWAKEITYLGLQVDLACIPATKAATIKARRVRTAVSRLFLRGKRCTSRWSLSIYHAAATSMFLYALPMRNLTPTHKKELAQEHRTTIQMFLGLPRHLSVAATLAEAQAWPLPLLMPRQGLLHIDRLHHTGDALVRRLRSHPSSQMGSICALYDELAAVSKLHVVGGRLHIFTDGSVLPPDGSAAAACTVQAAGMTLQCRLPFAAHSTAAELAGFHLAADFLAEHPIQVPVAIISDSRPALQGLLEPDRAGVALLLAKLSAIPSSGIPLSLHWLPSHVRIARNKEADAAAKAPHYAPVAVTTAVAASDYTRHRLLKLLTTAHPDARVASGEPPQPLPEKGFTRREEVLHLRLRTGSVWPATRKLSVGRNASPACRRCGSPENLEDILCHCPGLASQRQETIAAYSRFGLPANAVEDLLFHRLSPVAALQAFLEFAAAAGLAIV; from the exons ATGAGCTACACAGAGGTGGTAACGACAAGCCACCCTCCCCCTGCGTCGCAGACCCTCATCAAGAAACCACTGCTGCAGGCCCAA CCTGGTGGCTTCTGCCCAGCATGGACACCCAGCCAGATTGATGCCCTCTGCCACGATTCACTCCAGGAGCACGAGTTGAGATCAGCTATGGCAAAATACAAGCGCCACACCACCCCAGGAGCTGACGGCATCACATTCCAGATGCTACGAAACCTGGACAAGGGGGTCAGATGTCAGCTCTTGGGGGCCTTGAACGACCTCTGGCAGACAGGCTCGCTACCGGAGACTTGGCTGACCGTAGTGGTGGTACCCATCCGAAAGCCTGGGCAACCAACTACGGCTATCACCTCCTACAGGCCACTATCACTGACCTCAGCTGCCTGCAAGCTGATGGAGACCATAGCACTTGGACGGCTAAACTGGATTGCAGGAGCGGTAGGGTGCCCGCCAGAGCAACAAACAGGCTTCCGTCGCCACCGATGCACTGCTGGCTCGATTGCAGACGTGATCTCCACCCTAGAGGAG GTGAGAGTCGGTCGAACTTTGAGTACCCCCCGCAGGGTGGTTACAGGCGTCCCCCTGCGCTCCATCCTGAGCCCATTCCTACTTAACGCGGCACTGGCTGGACTTTCGGCAGCCATTCCCGGAGACCCAATGTTCCCGACGCAGTGCTCgctgtatgcagatgacgtggccCTATGGACGCACGGACCCAGACAGAACCTAGAAGCTATACGGTCATCATTGCAACGATCTCTAGATGCAGTAGGTGCATACATCCGGAGCATCGGACTTCTGGCCTCCCCCATAAAGACAAAGGCTCTGCTTATCCATCTGTTAGCTGCAGCTCGCGTAACCATTGAAAGGCTGGTGCTGGGCGGCACACCCATCGAATGGGCAAAGGAGATCACGTATCTGGGGCTCCAGGTGGATCTCGCATGCATACCCGCTACTAAGGCTGCCACCATCAAGGCTCGCAGGGTGAGAACAGCCGTCAGCCGCCTATTCCTGCGAGGAAAACGATGCACATCCCGATGGTCTTTAAGTATCTACCATGCTGCCGCCACCTCCATGTTCCTGTATGCACTGCCTATGCGGAACCTAACACCGACCCACAAGAAGGAACTTGCTCAAGAACATAGGACAACCATACAAATGTTCCTAGGACTTCCACGCCATTTATCGGTGGCTGCTACACTGGCGGAGGCCCAGGCCTGGCCTCTCCCGCTGCTAATGCCACGGCAGGGACTGCTCCACATAGACCGCCTACACCACACTGGCGATGCCCTGGTGCGCAGACTGCGGAGCCATCCCTCCTCCCAGATGGGCAGCATCTGCGCACTGTACGACGAGCTA GCAGCAGTGTCCAAGCTTCACGTAGTAGGTGGGCGTCTCCACATCTTCACGGATGGTTCTGTCCTCCCACCCGATGGCTCGGCGGCCGCAGCCTGTACAGTACAGGCAGCTGGAATGACCCTGCAGTGCCGCCTCCCATTCGCTGCGCACTCCACAGCAGCAGAGCTGGCTGGCTTCCACCTGGCAGCTGACTTTCTTGCGGAACACCCAATACAGGTGCCCGTAGCCATCATCTCAGACTCTCGCCCAGCTCTTCAAGGACTACTCGAACCCGATCGAGCTGGAGTGGCCCTGCTCCTAGCTAAGCTCTCTGCTATTCCGAGTAGTGGTATCCCCCTCTCGCTCCACTGGCTGCCCTCACATGTAAGGATAGCCCGAAATAAAGAGGCTGATGCTGCAGCCAAAGCACCCCACTATGCTCCCGTTGCTGTAACCACTGCGGTAGCCGCATCCGACTATACACGGCACCGGCTGCTCAAACTGTTGACCACAGCCCACCCGGACGCCCGGGTGGCTAGCGGCGAGCCACCCCAACCCCTCCCCGAGAAGGGATTCACGAGACGAGAAGAGGTACTCCACCTGCGCCTCAGGACAGGCAGCGTTTGGCCTGCCACCCGGAAATTAAGCGTAGGGAGAAATGCATCACCTGCCTGTAGGAGATGCGGCTCCCCTGAAAACCTCGAAGACATCCTGTGCCACTGTCCAGGATTAGCCTCTCAACGACAGGAGACGATAGCCGCATACAGCCGCTTCGGCCTTCCAGCCAACGCCGTAGAAGACCTTCTCTTCCACCGCCTATCCCCGGTCGCAGCACTGCAGGCCTTCCTCGAGTTTGCCGCTGCGGCCGGACTTGCCATCGTGTAG